GTTTATAAACTGGTTTAAAAAAAACAATAACGTTGGACAGATTATGAGCAAGCAGGATGTTGTAAAAAACATTTTAACTAAACTTGATGCAAAACAAAATGATGCCTTAGAAAAAGCCATGAATGAACTAAAGCGTGATGGCTTAATCGAAGTAAAAGAGGATGGGGTCACACTAGTCTTAACTCAAAAAGGTTCTGATTCTATTTAACTTATTTTATATACTCGGCGCATGTAAGCGTATATTAAAGCAGACGCCACCCCCTTTATTGTAGACATTTAATGAACCTTTATGGTGCTCTTCTATAATTCTTTTTGACATGTAAAGTCCCAAACCTGTTCCATTTTTTGCACTTTTTGTAGAGAAATATGGATCGAAAATTTTATCCATTATCTCGGGAGATATTCCTCCACCGTTATCACAGATAGAGATACTCTCTTTTTCCGTAATAATTATAATCTGAGGGTTTTTTATATGCTTTTCTTTAAAGTTATCTTGTGCATTTTTCAATATATTTAAGACAACCTGCATCATCTCATTAACATGTATTTTATGCTTAGCGCTAGAGTTATATACACATATCAACTCTACATTATCACTCTTTAGGGAATCTTTAATAATAGACAGTGCTTTTATCGCCACCTCCTGAAGGGTTGCTTCTACGGACTCCCTATTGGGTTTATAAAAATTTCTAAAATCATCTACAGTCTCCGTTAAAGTTTTAACAAAGCCCTCTATTTTCACAAGCCTGTCATAAAAATATTTAGAAGAAGCATCTCTGCCCTCTTGTGTCTCCAAGTCAAATGTTTCCAACTCAATTTTCATTTGCAAATTTACAACTGTTGAAGAAATTGCACCGAGAGGTTGTCTCCATTGATGGGCTATCATACTAAGCATCTCCCCCATCTGAGCAAGACGAGACTGCTCAATAAACCTATTCTCCTGCACTAATCTTTCTACTTTTAGGATATTTTCTATTGTTACATCCCGAACTACAGAGAGAAGCTTGTCCCCACCAGGCATAAGACTAATGTTCATTTTCACATCAATTAGCCCGTTGTTTTTCGTAATACAGGCTTTTTCATAACCTTCATAATAGCCATCTTTAATTACTTTTGCTAGAACTTTCTTTGACTCTTCTATCATCTCAGCAACTGTGAGCTCAATGCATGATGTAGTATAGAGTTCTGCTTTTGTAAAACCGGTCATTATTTCATATGCGTCATTAACAAATAAAAAATTAGAGTTCAAATCTAAAATAGCTATACTCTCTTTTGTAGTATTAAAAATAGTTTCAAGGAAATTTTTTGATTCTTGAAGTTCTTTAGTCTGCTCCTGAACCTTGGATGCAAGCGAATTGTTTGCTTCGTTTAGCTTAATTTCTAAGTTTTTTTCTTTCGTTATATCACTGTGTGTTCCGCTAAAACGAAAAGGATTCCCATCTTTGTCAAACTGAGCCTTGCCCCGTCCTAAAATCCACACCCATGAGCCATCTTTGTGTTTCATCCGAAAAGTGTGTTCAAAAACAGTTGTCTTGTGTCCTAGATAAGAGTCAACTTTATGCAAAATCTCTTCAATATCCTCTGGATGGACGTTATCTTTCCATGTTAAAAACTCACTAGAGAGTTCATCATCTTTATATCCAAGCATATCTTTCCATCTAGGAGATAGATACAGCTCATTGGTAGTTAAGCCCCAATCCCATAATCCGTCACTGCTCCCCTCCAATGCCAACTCTAAGCGCTCTTTATACTCACGGTTGCTAGCCTCAAGTATTTCTCTCTCCAACTCTACGGCTATTCGCCCCGAGAAAACTTCAAAGAGTGTTTTAATAAAATCTTCATTCTCTATTTTTTTCTCAGAGAGAGCTACTATTATCCCCATAACATTACCTTTGGAGTCTTGCAATGGAGTACCTATATAGGATTCAATATTCATATCTATTAGAAGTTGGTCTTTAGGGTAAAGTTTAGTTATCCCCTGTGTAAAGCAGCAAACAGTGTTATCGCTGACATCAGCGCAGGGTGTATTTTTTAAATCATATACAAAATTATCGACAATTTTGCCTTTTGCGGCAAGGGCAATTGTTGAGGAGTTGTTGTGTTTGTCATCAAGGCGGGCAATGAAAACATACTCGACATCAATGGTAGAAGCCAAACTAAGAACTATTTTCTCAAAAAACTGTTGCCCTGAGGAGTTCTTCAGAGCTTCAATGATGTTTTTAAGTTTTAATTCCATAAATACCCTATTTTTGTTGTATTTTTTCGACTACTTTATGGAGTGCCATAATAAACTGTTCTGATTCCAATGGCTTTAGTATATAATCATGAACTCCGTATTTACTCACTTGACTTCCAAAATCATATGCAGATAGAACTAAAGATGGCACTCTTGAATTTAGCTTTTTTAGCATCTCCAAACCATTTAAATTAGGCATCTGCATATCTGTGATAATCAAATCAAACTGATTTTCATTGAACTTTTCAAGACCTTCTTGTCCATCCATTGCTATAACTATATCACTAAAAAAGTTGTTTAACATTTCGAGAGTAGAATCTCTCACTTGCTTATCATCCTCTACATACAGTAGTTTTAAAGTTTTAGTGATTTTTATAAGTTCTTTTAAATTATCTCTCAAAGTCTAACTCCGATTATATTATCACAGTATATTAGCCAATAGAACCATTAAACAAACTAAAACTGTATCATTCCATCTATTGGAGAAGATGCTGTTGCGTAAGGTCTTTTTGGAATTCTTCCACTTAAGTAACTCATTCGTCCGGCAATAACTGCATGTTTCATAGCCTCTGCCATAAACATCGGATTTTGTGCCTGAGCGATTGCCGTATTTGTAAGGACACCCGCAGCTCCAAGTTCCATGGCGTATGCAGCATCACTCGCACACCCTATTCCTGCATCAACTATTACAGGCACGTTTACAGCTTCGCGAATAAAAACTATATTGTAAGGGTTTTGAATACCCAAGCCACTCCCAATAGGAGCAGCAAGTGGCATAATCGCATGTGCACCGGCATCTTCAAGTCTTTTTGCCATTATAGGGTCATCTGAAGTATAAGCCATAATAGTAAAACCCTCTTTAGATAGAATTTCACAAGCTTTGATAGTCTCTATAACATCAGGATAAAGTGTTTTTTGAGTGTCTCCGATAACTTCGAGTTTTATTAAGTCAATACCGGTAGCTTCACGAGTCAAACGAAAAGTAGTTATAGCCTCTTCTGCTGTTACGCAGCCGGCAGAGTTTGGTAAAAATTTTACATTGGTTCCGGCAAAAGTATCACGAAGATTCTCTTGGTCTGGATTTGTAATATTTAAACGACGAACCGCAACTGTTATTAGTTCACTCCCGCTTGCTAGTGTTGCCTCTTTTGTTGTTTGAAAATCTTTGTATTTTCCACTTCCAACTATCAAACGAGAACCTAGTTCATATTTTCCAATTTTTAAAATGTTGTCCATAATTTATTTTCCTTTATTGTTTTTATTGTTTTTTGGTTCGTATAAACCTAGCTTTAGTGCCTTTATAACATAAGCCATCTTATAGTTTACCTATACCCTCTATCAGGTCATCCGGAGTAAGTGAAAAATTAGAACCGTTGTAGTTTAGCGCCAGTTTCACATGTGCTAAAGAGCCGTTTATAGCAGCAAAAAAACAATCATGTCCTTGAGCAAGAAGTGAACCCACTAAACCACTTAAAACATCGCCGCTGCCGCCTTTTGCCAAAGCAGAAGTTCCATGAGGATTTATATAAAACTTATTACCATTGGCTATAATTACATTTGCCCCTTTTAAGATAAGTGTTACATGTGGAAACACTTTACAAAAATCTTCTACATATTTAAAACGGTTTTTTTGTAGTTCTTCTACACTTATATCTGCTATCTTTGTTATTTTGAGAAGTGAGATAAACTCTTTTACATGTGGAGTTATAACTACATTTTTTCTCTTTAAAATATCTGAAATTATTGACATGTAAAATATATCTGCATCTGCGATTAAAGGTAACTCATTGTCTAAAAATTTAGCCAACTCTTTGTCGCTAAACTCTTCTCCCAAGCCCATACCGATTGCTATGGCAGTTGCATTTTTTGGAACTTCATGTGAGTACATTATGGTATGTGGAATATTTATATCTTCAAATCCGACAAGGGTAACCAACCCGCTTCCAAATCTCAAAGCAGACAGAGCACTGATTATCCCTGCTCCACTTTTATCTCCACATGCCAGTGCCAGATGTCCATAGCTTCCCTTGTGTGAATCCTCTTTAGTTCTAAATGGAAGAGTTAAGTCATCTAAATCAAGTAAATTCCAGTTGCTGCTTTTTTCATACAGCTCTCTGCTGAGACCTAAATTTAAAACTCTTATCTCTCCTATAAACTCTTTTACTGAATCTAGGAACATGTTTCTTTTCAAAGCACCCATTGTAAGAGTTACGTCTGCTCTAAATTTAAAGGCAGATGGGATATCACAAGCGATTTTAAAAGCATTAGACGAATTCATCTCGCTTATTATATTTTTTAAGTTATCACTAAGTTCACCACTAAAACCTGTTCCAACTATTGCATCGACTAATACATCACAATCTTCAAGTTTTTTGGACTCTTTAACACCGATACTTTTGGCACGCTCCTCTTGAAGAAGTGCCATTTTAGAGCTTGGTTTTTTAGCATAAAAAATCGATACGTCATACTCTACATGTAGAAGTCTTGCACATGCGATGCCGTCGGCGCCATTATTTCCGCTTCCACATGCAAATAACACTTTTGCGCCCTTTGAAAATTTTGAACGAATATACTCAGCTATACCGTTGGCGGCATGTTCCATCAAAATATCTTCATTTAGAAAGAACTCTTCGTAGCATCTTTTATCTAAAGTAGCTACCTCTTCAAAAAGTTTTTGCACATCTACTCTTCAAAAATATACTCATCTATCTGAACCACATTGCTCTTAATGTCGTTAAAAAGTAGAGTGTGATAGTCCGTTCTGTACTGATAAAAAAATCTATTTTTTGGTAATTTTTTCAACCTTTTTGTGTTAAAAGACTCAAGATCCGAACATTTTCCCAAATATAAAAACGTAAATAAAAGCTTTAACTGAGGATTTTCAAAGATACTGTGAGGCTGAGTCAAAAAAGTGAACCCATATTTTTTTAGATTTAAAAAGCCAAGCATGTAAAGCAAAAAGTCCTCAAATTTTGTATAAAAGCCATTTAGATTTTCAATATCATGAAAAAAGTAATAATAATTGTCCAAAAGCTCTTGTGTTTGAAGTACCTGTGTAAGCTTGCTTTTGATATCTCTTTTGTTGGAGAAATAGTTAGGGTTAACAGACATATATATATGTTTTTTCTCAGCTATTAGCTTGTTTAATTCATCTTTAAATGATTCACTCTCATCAAACCTTATATAATTAAAATGCTCGTCTTTGTATCTTAACTCAATATTATCCTCGTTTGAGTCTGAAAAATCAAGATATAAAGTCGGAACATCGCTGTCAATAACAAAATTTCTTATTTTGCATGCCAGATTTGTTTTGCCAGAACCCTCTTCCCCTAAAATTAGAGTGTTGTATCGAAGTGATCTCTCCTCTAGTCTCAACGTATTTATACTGCTTTCGTATTTCCCTAGTCTATCTCTCATTTTATGCCTCTGGATAAAGTTTTTAACAAATATTATATCTTATAAAAAAGAATAAAAAAGTTTAATTTTACATACGCTTTAAATCTAATATAAAAAAATTATATTTCATAAAGCAAATTAGCTATACAATTCGCAAATAATATTTATAAGGAAATCATATGTACTCAAAAACTCTTCTCTCCTTAGCTCTTGCTACAGCTTCGCTTCTCGCTTCTGGCTTGTCTGATAATGCAAAAAATGCAGGTTTACTGCCAATACCTAGTTCTGAAACTGAACTTTTAAAGTTGATTGACAATCCAAAAAATCCAATCACTAAAGAGAAGATTGAACTTGGTAAAAAATTGTACTTTGACCCAAGATTGTCCAAGAGTGGTTTTATCAGTTGCAACAGTTGCCATAACCTTAGCGAGGGTGGAGATGATGGGATAAGTGCGGCAGTCGGTCATAAATGGGCTTCAAATCCACACCACTTAAACTCACCGACTGTCTATAATTCAGTATTTTTTTCTTCTCAGTTTTGGGACGGTCGTGACCCTGACTTAGAAAAACAGGCACAAGGACCAATTCAAGCCCATCCTGAAATGGCAGCAACAAAAGAGCATGTAGTTGCAACTGTAACCTCTATCCCTGCCTATGTAAATGAGTTTAAATTTGCTTACGGAGATGACGTAAAGATAAGCTTTGAAAAAGTTACAGATACGATTGCCATTTTTGAGAGAACACTTGTCACTCCATCCGCATATGATGACTACTTAAACGGTAAAGATGATGCGATGACTCCTCTTCAAAAAGCTGGTCTTAAAACCTTTATAGATAAAGGTTGTGCAACTTGTCACAACGGCGTTGCATTAGGCGGAGAGATGAATGCTTTTAACATTACAGGAACTTACATTCACCAAAATGTTGGTGATTTTAAGGGTAACGAAAATGGTATGGTAAAAGTACCTACACTTAGAAATATCACACAAACTGCACCATACTTTCATAATGGAAAAGTTTGGAATTTACAAGAGGCAATAGTTGAGATGGGTCGTATTCAAGTGGGTGAAAAAATCAGCGACAAAGAAGCTTCTTCTATAGAGGAGTTCTTAAAAGCATTAGATGGGAGAAAACCTGTTCTCTCTATCCCTATGCTTCCAGCTTCAACAAGCACTACCCCTAAACCGGACCTTAACTAGCCACTCCTATTTTTATACCCTTCTTGGGTATACAAGTAGCTCTATTCTTCGCTAAAAACTTTCACAATTGCTTTTGGCATTAACTCATACTCTAGCTCTTTTATCTTTTTTGAAAAACTCTCCAAAGTCTCGT
The sequence above is drawn from the Candidatus Sulfurimonas baltica genome and encodes:
- a CDS encoding PAS domain-containing sensor histidine kinase: MELKLKNIIEALKNSSGQQFFEKIVLSLASTIDVEYVFIARLDDKHNNSSTIALAAKGKIVDNFVYDLKNTPCADVSDNTVCCFTQGITKLYPKDQLLIDMNIESYIGTPLQDSKGNVMGIIVALSEKKIENEDFIKTLFEVFSGRIAVELEREILEASNREYKERLELALEGSSDGLWDWGLTTNELYLSPRWKDMLGYKDDELSSEFLTWKDNVHPEDIEEILHKVDSYLGHKTTVFEHTFRMKHKDGSWVWILGRGKAQFDKDGNPFRFSGTHSDITKEKNLEIKLNEANNSLASKVQEQTKELQESKNFLETIFNTTKESIAILDLNSNFLFVNDAYEIMTGFTKAELYTTSCIELTVAEMIEESKKVLAKVIKDGYYEGYEKACITKNNGLIDVKMNISLMPGGDKLLSVVRDVTIENILKVERLVQENRFIEQSRLAQMGEMLSMIAHQWRQPLGAISSTVVNLQMKIELETFDLETQEGRDASSKYFYDRLVKIEGFVKTLTETVDDFRNFYKPNRESVEATLQEVAIKALSIIKDSLKSDNVELICVYNSSAKHKIHVNEMMQVVLNILKNAQDNFKEKHIKNPQIIIITEKESISICDNGGGISPEIMDKIFDPYFSTKSAKNGTGLGLYMSKRIIEEHHKGSLNVYNKGGGVCFNIRLHAPSI
- a CDS encoding response regulator, producing MRDNLKELIKITKTLKLLYVEDDKQVRDSTLEMLNNFFSDIVIAMDGQEGLEKFNENQFDLIITDMQMPNLNGLEMLKKLNSRVPSLVLSAYDFGSQVSKYGVHDYILKPLESEQFIMALHKVVEKIQQK
- a CDS encoding thiazole synthase; the protein is MDNILKIGKYELGSRLIVGSGKYKDFQTTKEATLASGSELITVAVRRLNITNPDQENLRDTFAGTNVKFLPNSAGCVTAEEAITTFRLTREATGIDLIKLEVIGDTQKTLYPDVIETIKACEILSKEGFTIMAYTSDDPIMAKRLEDAGAHAIMPLAAPIGSGLGIQNPYNIVFIREAVNVPVIVDAGIGCASDAAYAMELGAAGVLTNTAIAQAQNPMFMAEAMKHAVIAGRMSYLSGRIPKRPYATASSPIDGMIQF
- a CDS encoding NAD(P)H-hydrate dehydratase encodes the protein MQKLFEEVATLDKRCYEEFFLNEDILMEHAANGIAEYIRSKFSKGAKVLFACGSGNNGADGIACARLLHVEYDVSIFYAKKPSSKMALLQEERAKSIGVKESKKLEDCDVLVDAIVGTGFSGELSDNLKNIISEMNSSNAFKIACDIPSAFKFRADVTLTMGALKRNMFLDSVKEFIGEIRVLNLGLSRELYEKSSNWNLLDLDDLTLPFRTKEDSHKGSYGHLALACGDKSGAGIISALSALRFGSGLVTLVGFEDINIPHTIMYSHEVPKNATAIAIGMGLGEEFSDKELAKFLDNELPLIADADIFYMSIISDILKRKNVVITPHVKEFISLLKITKIADISVEELQKNRFKYVEDFCKVFPHVTLILKGANVIIANGNKFYINPHGTSALAKGGSGDVLSGLVGSLLAQGHDCFFAAINGSLAHVKLALNYNGSNFSLTPDDLIEGIGKL
- a CDS encoding ATP-binding protein, whose product is MRDRLGKYESSINTLRLEERSLRYNTLILGEEGSGKTNLACKIRNFVIDSDVPTLYLDFSDSNEDNIELRYKDEHFNYIRFDESESFKDELNKLIAEKKHIYMSVNPNYFSNKRDIKSKLTQVLQTQELLDNYYYFFHDIENLNGFYTKFEDFLLYMLGFLNLKKYGFTFLTQPHSIFENPQLKLLFTFLYLGKCSDLESFNTKRLKKLPKNRFFYQYRTDYHTLLFNDIKSNVVQIDEYIFEE
- a CDS encoding cytochrome-c peroxidase is translated as MYSKTLLSLALATASLLASGLSDNAKNAGLLPIPSSETELLKLIDNPKNPITKEKIELGKKLYFDPRLSKSGFISCNSCHNLSEGGDDGISAAVGHKWASNPHHLNSPTVYNSVFFSSQFWDGRDPDLEKQAQGPIQAHPEMAATKEHVVATVTSIPAYVNEFKFAYGDDVKISFEKVTDTIAIFERTLVTPSAYDDYLNGKDDAMTPLQKAGLKTFIDKGCATCHNGVALGGEMNAFNITGTYIHQNVGDFKGNENGMVKVPTLRNITQTAPYFHNGKVWNLQEAIVEMGRIQVGEKISDKEASSIEEFLKALDGRKPVLSIPMLPASTSTTPKPDLN